DNA from Mycobacteriales bacterium:
GACCCTGCTCATCATCGCCTACATGATCATTTCGCTGTGTTTCGTCTTGACCGCGATCGACGCGGCCGAGGTCTTCCTGGCGCAGCGGGCGTTGGCCAATTTGGCCGACGGCGCAGCCCTGTCCGGTGCGCAGGCCGTCGACCGGTCGGCGCTGTACGCCGGGACCGCCGGATGCCGCCTGCCGTTGTCCCCGTCCGGGGCGGTTGCGGCCGTCGAGGGCTATTTCGCCACGGGCGGCCTGCCGGCCGGCTACGGAGACGTTCTCCCGGCTGGGGTCACGGTCGACCCCGCGTCGGACACGGTGACCGTCACCCTCGTGCATCGGGTCCGGCTGCCGTTGCAGGGCATCCTCGGCGGGATCGTCTCCCAATGGGCCGGCGGCGTTCCGCTGACCGTTTCGGCGAGTGCCCGGTCGCCGCTCATCTCGGCCGGTGGCGCCGCGGGCTGTTGACCGCTCAGGCTGTCGGCCGCCCGCGTCTGTGCCGGCGGTTACCCTCGACCCCATGGC
Protein-coding regions in this window:
- a CDS encoding pilus assembly protein TadG-related protein — protein: MHDASGQVTLLIIAYMIISLCFVLTAIDAAEVFLAQRALANLADGAALSGAQAVDRSALYAGTAGCRLPLSPSGAVAAVEGYFATGGLPAGYGDVLPAGVTVDPASDTVTVTLVHRVRLPLQGILGGIVSQWAGGVPLTVSASARSPLISAGGAAGC